Proteins encoded by one window of Ascochyta rabiei chromosome 1, complete sequence:
- a CDS encoding 54S ribosomal protein L3 mitochondrial — translation MPPSSLSSPAARCPSPAPSPPMKRIPLSRCAAQWQAAPSAAPSPSPSPSLRRPSCIAARTVTPRARFQTTAAIPNDAGLHVELPGERAPAARQPAARRSRWPTPLEKLPSPHPSAAERSVKLHALRSRLTLPERFPLQTLARTLVHPSADANPAFNNASLSILGRHLLGYYTTEWLMCNYPRLPMAVVFAAVDAYIGPRALATVAAEWGIEAAAEPGGELDPGLLQFKRIPSGAELPASLRRQPPWSWNLTTTHRIMKTDEFGSDTPAPSPHALKSSPVPMEEAAQSFVRALVGALHLQLGAPLVKRFFRAHFTSRHLDISTLFHFRTPTRDLSKLCAREGFDAPVARLISETGRLSRHPVFIVGVYSAKDKLGEGAGSSLDEARTRAAAAALKAWYLYQPVHVTLPSSTEGELDTSKWRPNLIDCGEVIV, via the coding sequence ctgccgccatCCTCGCTCTCGTCGCCCGCTGCCCGCTGCCCGTCCCCCGCCCCCTCGCCGCCCATGAAGCGCATCCCCCTCTCTCGCTGCGCCGCGCAATGGCAGGCAGCCCCGTCCGCggcgccctcgccctcgccctcgccctcgcttCGCCGGCCCTCGTGCATCGCAGCCCGCACCGTCACCCCCCGCGCGCGCTTCCAGACGACCGCCGCCATCCCCAACGACGCCGGCCTGCACGTCGAGCTGCCGGGAGAGCGcgcgcccgccgcccgccaGCCCGCCGCGCGCAGGAGCCGCTGGCCCACGCCCCTCGAGAAGCTGCCCTCGCCACACCCCAGCGCCGCCGAGCGCTCCGTCAAGCTGCACGCCCTGCGCAGCCGCCTGACGCTGCCCGAGCGCTTCCCCCTCCAGACGCTCGCCCGCACCCTCGTCCACCCCTCGGCCGACGCCAATCCCGCCTTCAACAACGCCTCGCTGTCCATCCTCGGCCGCCACCTGCTCGGCTACTACACCACCGAGTGGCTCATGTGCAACTACCCGCGCCTGCCCATGGCCGTCGTCTTCGCCGCCGTCGACGCCTACATTGGCCCCAGGGCCCTGGCCACCGTCGCCGCCGAGTGGGGCATCGAGGCCGCCGCTGAGCCCGGCGGCGAGCTCGACCCCGGCCTGCTCCAGTTCAAGCGCATCCCGTCCGGCGCCGAGCTGCCCGCCTCCCTGCGCCGCCAGCCTCCCTGGAGCTGGAACCTCACCACCACCCACAGGATCATGAAGACGGACGAGTTCGGCTCCGACACCCCCGCCCCGAGCCCCCACGCCCTGAAGAGCTCCCCGGTGCCCATGGAGGAGGCCGCCCAGTCGTTCGTCAGGGCCCTGGTCGGCGCCCTGCACCTGCAGCTCGGCGCCCCGCTCGTCAAGCGCTTCTTCCGCGCCCACTTCACCAGCCGACACCTCGACATCAGCACCCTCTTCCACTTCCGCACACCCACCCGCGACCTCTCCAAGCTCTGCGCCCGGGAAGGCTTCGACGCCCCCGTCGCCCGCCTCATCTCCGAGACCGGTCGCCTGAGCAGACACCCCGTCTTCATCGTCGGCGTGTACAGCGCCAAGGACAAGCTGGGCGAGGGCGCCGGCAGCTCCCTCGACGAGGCGCGCACacgcgccgccgccgccgccctcaaGGCCTGGTACCTCTACCAGCCCGTCCACGTCACCCTCCCCAGCAGCACAGAGGGCGAGCTCGACACCTCCAAGTGGCGGCCCAACCTGATCGACTGCGGCGAGGTCATTGTCTAG
- a CDS encoding suppressor of rasval19 → MAQNNMNSLTTLIKRLEAATSRLEDIASSSFAQDDSASNGGAAAAVAAGGASVAPAAAAPTPKAVESLPPSLAAFDELASTELHTWLDLSRKLGSVIETQSKAVEGAFAAQRRFLTIATRAKKPDDHTIMGFLKDLQASMEKTDEVRQSNREPALKDPLSMVADGVGSLGWVTIGGGGGPKPHEYITELFGGAQMYGNKVLKEYREKPDKTNVEWVQAYYKLFKALAEYAKKHHPTGVAWNSNGIDAKEAARNLSAAPSGPAAAAIPPPPGPPPPPGPPPPPGAAPPAKKAAPDMNAVFDDLNRGADVTKGLKKVDQSQMTHKNPSLRTSAPVPTRSDSNGSLRGKSPAPPRKPDTMRTKKPPKKELDGNKWIIDNFDNPGEVVEFDAEFNHSILISRCKNTTIRINGKANAISIDNSSRTSIIIDSLISSVDVIKCPNFALQVIGTLPTVLLDQVDGATIYLGKDSQNTEIFTSKCSSININLPSDDDYSENPLPEQMRSWIEDGKLVSEIVEHAG, encoded by the exons ATGGCCCAGAACAACATGAACAGCCTGACGACGTTGATCAAGCG GCTCGAAGCTGCGACGTCCCGCCTCGAGGACAtcgcgtcgtcgtcgtttgCGCAGGACGACAGCGCCAGCAACGGCGGAGCGGCTGCCGCCGTGGCCGCGGGCGGAGCGTCTGTCGCCCCGGCGGCCGCTGCTCCCACACCCAAAGCCGTCGAGAGCCTGCCCCCGTCCCTTGCCGCCTTTGACGAGCTCGCCAGCACCGAGCTGCACACATGGCTCGACCTGAGCCGCAAGCTGGGCAGCGTCATCGAGACGCAGTCCAAGGCCGTCGAGGGCGCATTCGCGGCGCAGCGCAGGTTCCTGACCATTGCCACCAGGGCGAAGAAGCCCGACGACCACACCATCATGGGCTTCCTCAAGGACCTGCAGGCCTCGATGGAGAAGACGGACGAGGTCCGCCAGAGCAACCGCGAGCCGGCCCTCAAGGACCCGCTGTCCATGGTCGCCGACGGCGTGGGCTCGCTGGGCTGGGTCACCataggcggcggcggcggcccCAAGCCGCACGAGTACATCACCGAGCTGTTTGGCGGCGCCCAGATGTACGGCAACAAGGTGCTCAAGGAGTACCGCGAGAAGCCCGACAAGACCAACGTCGAGTGGGTCCAGGCCTACTACAAGCTGTTCAAGGCGCTCGCCGAGTACGCGAAGAAGCACCACCCCACCGGCGTCGCCTGGAACAGCAACGGCATCGATGCCAAAGAAGCCGCCCGAAACCTCTCCGCCGCACCCTCAGGCCCCGCTGCAGCCGCCATCCCACCCCCACCGGGCCCTCCCCCGCCACCAGGCCCACCTCCACCCCCGGGCGCCGCTCCTCCCGCCAAGAAGGCTGCGCCTGACATGAACGCCGTCTTCGACGACCTCAACAGGGGCGCTGACGTCACAAAGGGGCTGAAGAAGGTCGACCAGAGCCAAATGACACACAAGAACCCGTCCCTGCGAACAAGCGCGCCGGTGCCCACGCGGAGCGACAGCAACGGCTCCCTGCGCGGCAAGAGCCCAGCGCCTCCGCGCAAGCCAGACACGATGCGCACCAAGAAGCCACCGAAGAAGGAGCTGGACGGCAACAAGTGGATCATC GACAACTTCGACAACCCTGGCGAGGTGGTCGAGTTCGACGCCGAGTTCAACCACTCCATCCTCATCTCCCGCTGCAAAAACACCACCATCCGCATCAACGGCAAGGCCAACGCAATCTCCATCGACAACTCGTCGCGCACCTCGATCATCATCGACTCGCTCATCTCCTCGGTCGACGTCATCAAGTGCCCCAACTTTGCCCTCCAGGTCATCGGCACCCTGCCCACCGTCCTCCTCGACCAGGTCGACGGCGCCACCATCTACCTCGGCAAGGACAGCCAGAACACGGAAATCTTCACAAGCAAGTGCTCGAGCATCAACATCAACCTGCCGAGCGACGACGACTACTCGGAGAACCCCCTGCCCGAGCAGATGCGCAGCTGGATCGAGGATGGCAAGCTCGTTAGTGAGATTGTCGAGCACGCTGGCTAG
- a CDS encoding Thiamine diphosphokinase — protein sequence MSTPEYCELDPTIFLADGDHPEKAANPPDLLILNQPITDFASFSRLWKHTNYRICADGGANRLHDMFNGKLEKQRAQYVGDQSAFHLHTGHLTLTKLPNIIHGDLDSLRDDVRAYYESHDVEVLRDGDQYSTDFGKTLSKISARHNAASQKDVLILGTLAGRVDQGLGLLHEMMREETKHPNLRLWLFSESSLSMILRSRRTAVRSLLSSGLFTENLGLVPVYGPATISTTGLEWDVKDWFTQMGGQVSTSNHVKADEVQVETDQPILFTIERAPLEQQL from the coding sequence ATGAGTACCCCCGAGTATTGCGAGTTGGACCCCACCATATTCTTGGCCGATGGCGATCATCCTGAAAAGGCAGCGAATCCGCCTGATCTCCTCATTTTAAACCAACCCATTACCGATTTTGCTTCATTTTCGCGATTATGGAAACACACAAACTACCGGATATGCGCTGATGGTGGTGCAAACCGGCTTCATGACATGTTCAATGGCAAACTCGAAAAACAAAGAGCTCAATATGTGGGTGATCAAAGTGCATTCCATCTTCACACAGGCCACCTGACTCTTACCAAGCTGCCCAATATCATTCACGGCGATCTCGACTCGCTGCGAGATGATGTGCGCGCATACTACGAGTCTCATGATGTTGAGGTACTACGAGATGGCGACCAGTACAGCACGGATTTTGGAAAAACATTGTCGAAAATATCTGCGAGACACAACGCAGCGTCACAGAAAGATGTACTGATCCTCGGTACTCTTGCAGGCCGAGTGGACCAAGGCCTCGGGCTTTTGCACGAGATGATGAGAGAAGAGACCAAACACCCAAACCTGCGTCTATGGCTCTTCTCGGAATCCAGTCTCTCCATGATTCTTAGGAGTAGACGGACAGCTGTTCGCAGTCTGCTATCTAGCGGACTCTTCACGGAAAACCTTGGGCTTGTTCCCGTCTATGGCCCAGCGACTATCAGTACCACTGGACTGGAATGGGACGTCAAAGACTGGTTTACGCAAATGGGAGGTCAAGTCAGCACTAGCAACCACGTCAAGGCTGACGAGGTACAAGTTGAGACAGACCAACCGATACTCTTCACCATAGAGAGGGCGCCGCTGGAACAACAACTGTAA
- a CDS encoding beta-glucan synthesis-associated protein: MIPPQKAVSRPASRGPLTREAGDVEQSGRSTASLNAEKIASSLRNIDTEASSSQTAFFHPMHTASPNHDASSSSESGSTSSLPQTQLLLTSRSPSPSPSLKLARSSTHSENTIESKDSKSSGDAPPHTTQNQVESTLDLKSQRRPFLRPPHQHPLRTRHKSTQELTSHNARPVGSPLTMQDLGSDYTRYFSPYFAGARSISSEQLADQSAPTSGTTTPLATVYPVNPFLTPNLTPTASTTKINILYDPEKNVSLIDDRLAAPYEEKGMATWPLIGDEDEPDDEMHMPRPDDDIKYRVKLKDHFSRDNIVSTIGLFIMVVGLFFVFLGLPILSALGIIGYNSFYGTPLSQMSKYPQAEPWAIVNNKKYPLLQNIRTGLIDPDTPKYAMEKKGEFGDEYELVFSDEFNDNNRTFYEGDDPYFFAPDIWYGATEDLEWYDPDAVTTWEGTLELRLDQFENHGLKFRSGMLNSWNHLCFKGGIFEVSVSLPGPAGVPGMWPGAWTMGNLGRPGYLSTTDGMWPYTYQACDVGITPNQSSSDGLSNLPGQRLSSCTCPGEDHPTPGTGRGAPEIDIIEVGATYSPQNMPIATQSFQVAPFDVHWYPNYNFTAFPDYSVSWYNGYTGGPYQQAISATTNLNKNWFDGQQYQRYSFEYVPGEGKDAFISWKVGDQTMFMMDGRAIGPNGNIQARQISEEPMSLILNLGISNSWTWIDWEHMNFPAVMRVDYVRWYQKKGEEKLVTCDPPGFETTKYIKEHMNAYTNPNLTQWDQTGHKWPKHELNSDCKAK; this comes from the exons ATGATCCCACCACAAAAGGCAGTGTCGCGCCCCGCGTCGCGGGGACCGCTGACACGAGAAGCTGGAGACGTTGAGCAATCAGGCCGATCAACCGCCAGTTTGAATGCAGAAAAGATTGCATCATCACTGCGCAACATCGATACAGAAGCATCAAGCTCCCAGACTGCCTTCTTCCATCCAATGCACACAGCATCGCCAAACCATGATGCAAGTTCTTCTTCCGAGTCGGGCTCTACTTCGTCTTTGCCACAGACTCAACTACTGCTGACCTCTCGCTCACcgtcaccatcaccatctcTAAAGCTAGCGAGGTCGTCCACCCACAGCGAAAACACGATCGAGTCGAAAGATTCCAAGTCGAGCGGAGATGCACCCCCACACACAACCCAAAACCAAGTAGAGTCTACCTTAGACCTGAAGTCGCAACGACGTCCGTTCCTCAGACCTCCGCATCAGCACCCGCTGCGAACGCGACATAAAAGCACACAAGAACTGACGAGCCATAATGCGCGCCCAGTCGGTAGCCCACTGACGATGCAGGATCTCGGCAGTGACTATACGCGCTACTTCAGTCCTTATTTCGCCGGAGCAAGAAGCATATCATCTGAACAGCTCGCTGACCAGTCTGCGCCAACATCTGGCACAACCACACCGTTGGCTACAGTCTATCCAGTAAACCCGTTCCTCACGCCCAACCTTACACCAACTGCATCTACAACTAAGATAAACATTTTGTACGACCCAGAGAAGAACGTTTCACTCATAGACGACCGCCTTGCAGCGCCATATGAAGAGAAGGGAATGGCAACGTGGCCATTGATTGGTGATGAGGATGAGCCGGATGATGAGATGCACATGCCACGCCCAGACGACGACATTAAATACAGAGTGAAGTTGAAGGACCATTTCTCACGGGATAACATCGTCTCCACGATTGGTCTGTTCATCATGGTGGTCGGACTTTTCTTTGTGTTCTTGGGGCTTCCCATTCTTTCGGCACTAGGCATCATCGGGTACAACTCATTCTACGGGACACCGTTGAGTCAAATGTCCAAGTATCCCCAGGCAGAACCATGGGCAATCGTGAACAACAAGAAGTACCCACTGTTACAAAACATCAGGACAGGTCTGATTGACCCGGACACTCCCAAGTACGCCATGGAGAAGAAAGGCGAGTTCGGCGACGAGTATGAGTTGGTCTTTAGCGACGAGTTCAACGACAACAATCGCACCTTCTATGAAGGCGACGACCCGTACTTTTTTGCCCCTGATATTTGGTATGGCGCGACGGAGGATTTGGAGTGGTACGATCCGGATGCAGTGACAACTTGGGAAGGAACACTGGAGCTGCGACTGGACCAGTTCGAGAATCACGGCCTCAAATTCCGGTCCGGTATGCTGAACAGCTGGAACCATCTCTGCTTCAAAGGTGGCATCTTCGAGGTTTCCGTCTCACTTCCTGGTCCGGCCGGGGTACCAGGCATGTGGCCTGGTGCCTGGACAATGGGCAATCTAGGCAGACCGGGCTACTTGAGCACAACTGATGGCATGTGGCCATACACCTACCAGGCGTGCGATGTCGGCATCACCCCGAACCAGTCATCCTCAGACGGCCTCTCCAATCTCCCCGGCCAACGCCTCTCATCTTGTACCTGCCCTGGCGAAGATCATCCAACTCCAGGTACCGGCCGCGGGGCACCAGAAATTGACATCATCGAAGTCGGTGCTACCTACTCACCACAAAATATGCCCATTGCTACTCAATCCTTCCAGGTCGCCCCGTTCGACGTACACTGGTACCCCAACTACAATTTTACCGCATTTCCAGACTACAGTGTAAGCTGGTACAATGGCTACACCGGTGGTCCTTATCAACAGGCTATTTCCGCGACAACAAATCTGAACAAGAACTGGTTCGATGGTCAGCAATACCAACGCTACTCTTTTGAGTATGTACCTGGCGAAGGCAAAGACGCCTTCATCAGCTGGAAAGTCGGTGACCAGACCATGTTCATGATGGACGGGCGTGCCATCGGACCGAATGGAAACATCCAAGCCAGACAGATCAGCGAAGAACCTATGAGCCTCATTCTCAATCTTGGTATCAGTAATTCCTGGACCTGGATCGACTGGGAACACATGAATTTTCCCGCTGTAATGAGGGTTGACTATGTGAGGTGGTATCAAAAGAAGGGCGAAGAGAAACTGGTCACGTGTGACCCGCCGGGCTTCGAGACGACGAAGTACATCAAGGAGCATATGAACGCTTACACGAACCCTAACCTCACT CAATGGGATCAAACCGGGCACAAGTGGCCGAAGCATGAGCTGAACAGCGATTGTAAAGCAAAATAG
- a CDS encoding 1-phosphatidylinositol 4-kinase yields MNPALLLDPRGARKKGEQAAQQNQTPSATPRFDPTALLNPKSAPKRPASSNGEEVERGRADPTTAGQVSLVERLHNVQERTASPAKRVKTADEQERKKASSNSSHFSGSSALDLNKNGHTPIPPPPQVDLTMSDDDEVEVVQDNMSQMICIGKVEQAYIMMHTVPFPDTKKYIGNHGALGRIKVAFRRAGQRTNLTVLVTDAAGKEFGRVDNKTAQAIVPLIDSAKTSGMMWMAWTDPRKRQNNEPTTPGASHHGLIAMTLQLYCPRKNAHGIGKYLKNKNAKLTRPMWELNRYDYFNPQTQETAARVPQHPTLDPNRDSNAQAYASSMPTNNYVLRSVNEIREDVQNVFDTVVGSSEEVPTREPSSHIKTELYPHQKQALYFMWSREQERTGEESDSSDPLWKPRYLDNGRKKFIHVITGQEVEIKPKSCRGGILADEMGLGKTLSVLSLVADDASIKDGRDFAAKKPQRNADPEAIQPIINSRATLLVCPLSTMTNWKEQMKDHFPAGSALKWTRYHGSERFAMSHHELADHDIVVTTYHIIAKDLLDRKRALPYINWFRIVLDEAHTIRNPTRQSKVTCALPGQRRWAVTGTPVQNRLEDLGALFNFINLTPFNDPYGFNHYILSPFKAADPEVVPKLQLLVSTVTIRRTKEIIKDEVPKRNDMIVRLKFSASEQQLHDWFETDTQRKVNAVTAGEKMGGHSYARILTAILNLRLICAHGRDLLSEEALKTTDGMSFDQPMEIGDEDEDLPSLTRQQAYEMLDLLCQTSSDTCAYCQKSIVLDVDTEDEDEDGEPPNLIGHMTPCYHIVCPKHTKKLSADYSDNKLENGMVKCHFCEDTVKPALFELTRDEYQDFCDERDKMRKDPKLSKKINSYAGPHTKTQALLNDLAEFHQWSQDHPDERPIKSVVFSSWTTHLDLIEIALKNHSHNYVRLDGRLSREARDKSMRIFREDPSIRVMLVSIGAGGLGLNLTTANKVFMMEPQFNPAAEAQAVDRVHRLGQDREVTIKRFIMEKSFEEKMLVLQEKKKALADLTMARERKSKGEATKQRLEELRSLFR; encoded by the exons ATGAATCCCGCTCTCTTACTTGACCCCCGTGGGGCGCGCAAGAAAG GCGAACAAGCTGCGCAACAAAACCAGACACCCTCAGCAACTCCTCGCTTTGATCCTACAGCACTTCTCAATCCCAAGTCAGCGCCCAAGCGGCCAGCATCATCCAACGGAGAAGAGGTTGAGCGTGGGCGGGCCGATCCCACCACTGCTGGCCAAGTATCGCTTGTGGAGCGCCTGCACAACGTCCAGGAGCGAACAGCCTCACCTGCGAAGCGCGTCAAGACTGCCGACGAGCAGGAGCGGAAGAAAGCCTCGTCGAACAGCTCTCACTTCAGTGGCAGCAGCGCTCTTGATTTGAACAAGAACGGACACACGCCTATACCTCCACCCCCACAGGTTGACCTTACGATGA GCGACGATGATGAAGTCGAAGTTGTTCAGGATAATATGTCACAAATGATTTGCATCGGAAAAGTTGAGCAGGCATACATCATGATGCACACTGTGCCGTTTCCCGACACGAAGAAGTATATTGGCAACCACGGCGCGTTAGGTAGGATCAAGGTAGCTTTCAGGAGGGCTGGTCAGCGAACAAATCTCACGGTTCTTGTCACCGATGCTGCAGGCAAGGAATTCGGCAGAGTTGACAACAAGACTGCGCAAGCCATCGTTCCACTCATAGATTCTGCGAAGACCAGCGGCATGATGTGGATGGCTTGGACAGATCCACGGAAGCGGCAGAATAACGAACCAACCACGCCTGGAGCCTCACATCACGGGCTCATTGCCATGACTCTGCAGCTATACTGTCCGCGCAAGAACGCTCACGGAATTGGCAAGTACTTGAAGAACAAGAACGCGAAGTTGACAAGGCCGATGTGGGAGCTCAACAGGTACGACTACTTCAACCCACAGACCCAGGAGACCGCCGCGAGAGTTCCGCAACACCCGACCCTCGATCCCAACAGAGACTCGAACGCCCAAGCCTACGCTTCGAGCATGCCAACAAACAACTACGTCTTGCGCAGCGTCAATGAGATCCGCGAGGATGTTCAAAATGTTTTTGACACCGTTGTTGGCAGCTCTGAGGAGGTGCCAACGCGCGAACCCTCTTCACACATCAAAACCGAGCTTTACCCTCACCAGAAACAGGCTCTATATTTCATGTGGAGCAGGGAACAAGAACGAACTGGCGAAGAGTCAGACAGCTCTGACCCGCTTTGGAAGCCACGGTACCTTGACAATGGTCGCAAGAAGTTCATCCACGTCATAACAGGACAGGAGGTCGAGATAAAGCCCAAGTCTTGCCGTGGCGGTATATTGGCTGATGAGATGGGTCTGGGCAAGACGCTCAGCGTGCTCTCACTCGTTGCTGACGACGCATCCATCAAGGACGGCCGAGACTTTGCCGCGAAGAAGCCTCAACGGAACGCGGACCCAGAGGCTATACAGCCAATCATCAACAGCAGAGCTACGTTGCTCGTCTGTCCTCTCAGCACAATGACAAATTGGAAGGAGCAGATGAAAGACCATTTCCCCGCTGGCAGCGCACTCAAGTGGACGCGCTACCATGGCAGCGAGCGATTTGCTATGAGCCATCACGAGCTCGCGGACCACGATATAGTCGTCACGACCTATCACATCATAGCCAAAGATCTACTTGACAGGAAGCGCGCACTACCGTATATCAACTGGTTCCGTATCGTGCTGGACGAGGCTCACACTATTCGCAACCCTACGAGACAATCCAAAGTCACATGTGCGCTTCCAGGACAGCGACGATGGGCTGTCACGGGAACGCCGGTCCAGAACCGTCTTGAG GATCTTGGTGCTCTGTTCAACTTCATCAACCTCACTCCATTCAACGACCCGTACGGCTTCAACCACTACATCCTCAGCCCTTTCAAAGCCGCCGATCCAGAAGTTGTGCCCAAATTACAGCTTCTAGTCAGCACAGTCACAATTCGCCGAACTAAAGAGATCATCAAGGATGAAGTACCGAAACGCAACGACATGATTGTGAGGTTGAAGTTTTCCGCGTCAGAGCAGCAGCTGCACGACTGGTTCGAGACAGATACACAGCGCAAAGTCAACGCCGTCACAGCAGGCGAAAAGATGGGTGGTCACTCATACGCACGCATTCTGACTGCCATTCTCAACCTTCGACTCATCTGCGCTCACGGTCGTGATCTGCTGAGCGAAGAGGCTTTGAAGACGACTGACGGCATGTCGTTCGACCAGCCGATGGAGATTGGCGACGAAGATGAAGATCTGCCGTCACTCACTCGGCAACAAGCGTACGAAATGCTCGACTTACTGTGCCAGACAAGCAGCGATACCTGTGCCTACTGCCAAAAGTCCATCGTCTTAGATGTTGACACCGAGgatgaggacgaggacggcgAGCCCCCCAACCTGATCGGCCACATGACACCGTGCTACCACATCGTCTGCCCAAAACACACGAAGAAGCTGAGCGCAGACTATAGCGACAACAAGCTCGAGAACGGCATGGTTAAATGCCATTTTTGCGAGGACACAGTGAAGCCTGCGCTATTTGAACTCACACGTGATGAATACCAGGACTTTTGCGATGAGCGCGACAAGATGCGCAAGGACCCTAAGCTCTCGAAGAAGATCAACAGCTATGCCGGTCCACACACAAAGACTCAGGCGCTCCTCAACGATCTTGCTGAGTTCCATCAGTGGAGCCAGGATCATCCGGATGAGCGGCCGATCAAGAG CGTTGTATTCTCCAGCTGGACGACCCACCTCGACCTGATCGAAATCGCGCTTAAGAACCACTCCCACAATTATGTCCGCCTTGACGGTCGCTTGTCCCGCGAGGCCCGCGACAAATCGATGCGCATCTTCCGCGAAGACCCTTCCATCCGCGTGATGCTCGTCTCCATCGGCGCCGGCGGTCTCGGTCTCAACCTCACCACCGCCAACAAGGTGTTCATGATGGAGCCCCAGTTCAACCCTGCTGCTGAGGCGCAGGCCGTTGATCGCGTGCACCGCTTGGGTCAAGATAGGGAGGTTACGATCAAGAGGTTCATCATGGAGAAAAGCTTCGAGGAGAAGATGTTGGTGCtgcaggagaagaagaaagcaCTTGCAGATTTGACGATGGCGAGGGAAAGGAAGAGCAAGGGCGAGGCTACCAAGCAGAGACTGGAGGAGTTGAGGAGTTTGTTCAGATGA